One part of the Quercus lobata isolate SW786 chromosome 7, ValleyOak3.0 Primary Assembly, whole genome shotgun sequence genome encodes these proteins:
- the LOC115952238 gene encoding protein LURP-one-related 5-like: MSRIHPAYQNRSHDDTLTLEERSEEDTDQLQLQLVRPSVLTVWKRSSMTFQGTDGFTVFDHHGRLAFRVDNYSRKTSCNIIKGGGLVLMDGAGNALLTLKPQVLSMQYQWNAYRGEDKMGKRVTSTTSKVFSMRNGSTLFHSSKDEAIVMMMGSSSSSGPSTNDINTDHHHKTPDFRIEGCFRRRNCKIIKCSSGEMVARIARKRVNNRRILLGDDVFSLAVQPGFDPQLIMAFVIILDRICSKPFAPVLCS; this comes from the exons aTGTCAAGAATTCATCCTGCTTATCAGAATAGAAGCCATGATGATACGTTAACTTTGGAGGAAAGGAGCGAAGAAGATACCGATCAGCTTCAGCTACAACTAGTACGTCCTTCAGTGCTCACCGTGTGGAAGCGATCTAGCATGACTTTCCAGGGGACTGACGGATTCACCGTTTTTGACCACCATGGAAGACTGGCTTTTCGAGTTGACAACTATTCCAGGAAAACCTCTTGCAATATAATTAAAGGAGGAGGTCTCGTCCTCATGGACGGAGCTGGGAATGCTTTGCTAACTCTCAAACCCCAG GTATTAAGCATGCAATACCAGTGGAATGCATATAGAGGAGAAGATAAAATGGGAAAAAGGGTGACTAGTACTACTTCAAAGGTATTCTCGATGAGAAATGGATCAACGCTTTTCCACAGTAGCAAAGACGAGGcaatagtgatgatgatgggatcatcatcatcatcaggaCCTAGTACTAATGATATTAATACTGATCATCATCATAAGACACCAGATTTCAGGATCGAGGGATGTTTTAGGAGGCGAAATTGCAAAATAATAAAGTGTAGCAGTGGAGAAATGGTGGCAAGGATTGCTAGGAAGAGAGTGAACAACAGGAGGATATTGCTTGGAGATGACGTTTTCAGCCTAGCAGTACAACCTGGCTTCGACCCTCAGCTTATTATGGCCTTTGTAATTATCTTGGACCGCATTTGCAGTAAGCCATTTGCCCCGGTCTTGTGttcctaa